A single genomic interval of Centropristis striata isolate RG_2023a ecotype Rhode Island chromosome 8, C.striata_1.0, whole genome shotgun sequence harbors:
- the LOC131975713 gene encoding uncharacterized protein LOC131975713, whose translation MQSPTQSKNGPNPVTTATTEQPVDHEREAQPAQREPDAQEEKGNESAAAVGTETLVTPQENGTGVQTEKTPAGVAETQVADSDPAGQTPANTAGMDTDSASKPNAPTEPVPDTNANPVCDQKKANKQDKGRIDGRKYVPSKKAMVDPLKMDMSKPLVMPLTSAHLSLQCSECHIIFSDHKSKVRHLKLSHPAEYEQCILRNAHFTCYVCDRHFTNSTELLVHQKAHTEKKPFKCPICSQAFNKSSELTHHKKVHFGQDGYACTDCGKPCKTMTLLKYHRRVHTGERPYVCKECGKRFTMSKALQKHMVSHSLEAGGEEGDTTARAQLKKDEGAPTVKYPCSVCKATFKSTKTRLHHLKTKHNLSAAASKALSAGLQVKQSTPIITPISISQPALLQVEPNGPLQKVDANIDTEQIRRLIESLGNVQKVNQVVILGQVPPHAPPLEVQQIPQLAETVNLNLSPPQIDFIGLKETESKIVELDHLNNTCDAMEQTIILEPITPDGQLENPSFSELGSHIAADENIELTLVPADHTEGEVMHQILHHPDITTIQSDPVDQIVYQSEEEQNLEQTVILELIPTVELEQSQTQTVPENEIPSSDLAPITEEEKTSDQTVLDESSLSDPPLMTTVELELTSLQAGLTSCPLVPPDTLTQTPSQSESKLVDPQVHTVPLDQDVMDEAAPQETQEQSEQEPSEKLLIESKEGQEQLNPSEVENPLPQEEVPSHSQTKRTSKTSEVPVNVMSAQELVKVRKRKPTSAYIFYDDFQMDARAAKRQRTRKSHLVVKFGPQTKDMKNKRQKKPSQQRQPTQKEVIRGKTPQTNLSEKNVPSQKKGRKGKRDTKAGHLESAAKIKCPSSTKEPEVQPLKEDTRKTKMKKHKEVAREGVMHKTVASPVFKKKKQTKIKQKVQPKTAKDGERKKNMAKEENVNTKPASADTPGPHVTQDVLLLLKGHKQPQLKVYKLDPSKASTHEAQTMSQQNKDKLKHSTSESTNNLTAEEKKKGGRTKKTQKGLSLLSSLQVPHQSPETLPAKPKTTRKRKASSKVETEGVITSHSKRALECKDCGERFSEVASLQKHKTVHIVESPGLTYTNGNIFEGVSQSDLYQLPKQHDKVVEVMNAATDWDTEPEMAVEERERSVSFPALIPSPSLPVSPLDVKIGADENKTGSKTGAGDQSLSEIHSPSDQIKASETSSSESPLNTSVGIKSLETGKPLASDEDKQEEGAQSNHLESEVQGTMDEDIKEDLLLEVDLVTVGEQNERDEPTSHGDTVPQNESNACNSEGGITDKLPAQVSDETSSGTSRTSHTVSCSTHQVEIKEEEEELLVQRKKEGGKGAVLRNAIRGRRRGAGRLKRDTMSKRVSVGDTIRGTESEKEQDECQVLYERRPIGSDSEVNDDGETGTKKSSQLETNTAAAAAALVPSTLEESPGEQLLFQLQSSSVGEATNVEEHDRDADQSPGIILEKVLNSRQRATADKEPSLMTVRDNHSQFQGLDSMNAENEATGRQEIKVEENISDPLVAPACGNRQSAGVQPQQHRDIRSVLVKEERSLVLNEAAQGSGHIRWNVEPVNAENTSSPLMESWETTSERRISPEFNANQCIFYPVKEEDREVLLGAAAQTNTGNLPAGASSEAQQTEHQAADSVTNEGSLSSSDHQEMRGRRLVSEPGASHSAEGQVEADAEWQHPAELRDFLLQSSDEEDLDGCELSDPQLDSEAEIMSYFYKNPTHSSRQPDETSQNLPTSASQLQTPREEIRPKQPIDYFSKYFGWDTWVEIANCTNKQSNMPKPVTAKEAAQFVGIHIAMGTLKFPSPRLYWEDLTKVPLIADAMPLPRFLQLCRMLKLAPKDPVDGNVQTRRHHSDSQNAQQGETLPSMPSETCQHVTNSSETQTDPLWKARPLLSRFKAGCQSLRQEGDDYAVDQYPLPLTGKTHNKTLSLYCTTLIGFGGLLLHVDLKLGQSGKEDAVEKMVPKGSMVFLCKQELSTPAMLERLLVAGVHGAGRVGGARGQIGDEFVSSDGKLMLRRSHCGFILSTAGNGQRNMASLTDNFEKAQMSARLNRDLQKLYSIPLTASAPTCWPQAVLWYLTDLALVNSWLLYRKHHRAASAPLTLMAFRLEVSKVLILSSGADTQDSAPPQPPKEKAPAANKPPTPSLVVESPLPDAATRYDGSGHWPEQLGEAEGGRCRYGDCQRTSRVLCLKCCVFLCISRNHNCFLNFHNQGSLGKE comes from the exons ATGCAGAGTCCGACCCAGTCCAAAAACGGGCCAAACCCAGTGACCACAGCAACCACAGAGCAACCAGTGGACCACGAGAGAGAAGCTCAGCCAGCACAGAGAGAACCAGATGCACAAGAAGAAAAAGGGAATGaatcagctgctgctgttgggaCTGAAACACTTGTCACGCCACAGGAAAATGGGACAGGGgtacaaacagaaaaaacacctgCAGGTGTGGCAGAAACACAGGTAGCGGACAGTGATCCTGCAGGTCAGACACCAGCTAACACTGCAGGGATGGACACAGATTCTGCTTCAAAGCCAAATGCCCCCACAGAACCAGTACCTGACACAAATGCAAATCCTGTTTGTGAtcagaaaaaggcaaataaacAGGATAAAGGCAGAATTGATGGGAGGAAATATGTTCCTTCCAAGAAGGCCATGGTAGATCCTCTGAAGATGGACATGTCCAAACCGCTGGTTATGCCTCTCACAT ctGCTCATCTCTCCCTGCAGTGCAGCGAGTGCCATATAATCTTCAGCGATCACAAGAGTAAAGTGCGTCACCTGAAGTTGAGCCACCCAGCAGAATATGAACAGTGCATCCTGAGGAACGCACATTTCACCTGTTACGTTTGTGACCGACACTTCACAAACTCCACAGAGCTCCTGGTCCACCAGAAAGCCCACACAGAGAAGAAACCCTTCAAGTGTCCGATCTGCAGCCAGGCCTTCAACAAGTCCTCAGAGCTCACCCACCACAAGAAAGTACATTTTGGCCAGGACGGTTACGCCTGCACTGACTGTGGCAAACCGTGCAAAACAATGACGTTACTGAAGTATCACCGGCGCGTTCACACCGGGGAGAGGCCGTACGTGTGCAAGGAGTGTGGGAAAAGATTCACCATGTCAAAAGCTTTGCAGAAACACATGGTGTCACACTCACTGGaggctggaggagaggagggggacaCCACGGCTAGAGCACAACTGAAGAAAGATGAAG gTGCTCCTACAGTGAAGTATCCTTGTTCTGTATGCAAGGCCACTTTCAAGAGTACCAAGACGCGTCTACATCACTTAAAAACGAAGCACAATTTATCTGCTGCAGCCAGTAAGGCTCTTTCTGCTGGACTGCAGGTGAAACAGAGCACACCCATCATCACTCCAATATCTATTTCCCAACCTGCACTGCTACAAGTGGAGCCCAATGGACCCCTGCAAAAAGTTGATGCCAATATAGACACAGAGCAAATTCGCAGACTTATTGAATCTTTGGGAAATGTGCAGAAAGTAAACCAGGTAGTCATCCTGGGGCAGGTGCCGCCTCATGCCCCGCCACTGGAGGTGCAGCAGATACCACAACTGGCAGAAACAGTGAATTTGAATCTAAGTCCACCGCAGATAGACTTTATCGGACTGAAAGAGACTGAATCTAAGATAGTTGAACTGGaccatttaaacaacacatgtGATGCAATGGAGCAAACCATCATACTGGAACCTATTACACCAGATGGACAATTGGAAAATCCCTCTTTCTCAGAACTGGGTTCCCACATAGCAGCAGATGAAAACATAGAGCTAACACTTGTTCCGGCTGATCATACAGAGGGAGAGGTGATGCATCAGATCCTTCACCACCCCGATATTACTACAATTCAGTCTGATCCTGTGGATCAAATAGTTTATCAGAGTGAAGAAGAGCAAAACCTGGAGCAAACAGTCATATTAGAACTGATACCAACGGTTGAGCTGGAACAATCACAAACCCAAACGGTCCCAGAAAATGAAATCCCGTCCTCTGACCTGGCCCCAATCACTGAGGAGGAGAAGACGTCAGATCAGACTGTTTTAGATGAGAGCAGCCTGTCAGATCCACCACTAATGACTACAGTTGAGCTGGAGCTGACATCTTTACAAGCAGGCCTTACTTCTTGTCCTTTAGTTCCaccagacacactcacacagactcCAAGTCAATCTGAAAGTAAACTGGTTGATCCACAGGTGCATACAGTTCCTCTAGATCAGGATGTGATGGATGAAGCCGCACCACAAGAAACACAGGAACAATCAGAACAAGAACCATCTGAAAAATTGCTAATAGAAAGCAAGGAAGGTCAGGAACAACTGAACCCGTCTGAAGTAGAGAATCCACTTCCTCAGGAAGAGGTTCCATCACACTCACAGACCAAGCGGACGTCAAAGACGTCAGAGGTTCCAGTCAATGTAATGTCAGCTCAAGAACTAGTGAAAGTTCGGAAAAGAAAGCCGACTAGTGCGTACATCTTTTATGATGATTTTCAAATGGATGCCCGAGCAGCCAAACGGCAAAGGACAAGGAAGTCTCACCTTGTTGTTAAATttggtccacaaaccaaagacatGAAGAACAAGAGGCAGAAGAAGCCGTCACAGCAGCGTCAGCCAACACAGAAAGAAGTGATAAGAggtaaaacaccacaaacaaatCTCTCAGAGAAAAACGTACCATCACAGAAGAAGGGAAGAAAGGGGAAAAGGGACACGAAAGCGGGGCATTTGGAATCTGCTGCTAAAATAAAATGCCCTTCATCAACCAAGGAGCCAGAGGTGCAACCACTCAAAGAGGATAcaagaaaaactaaaatgaaaaagcATAAAGAAGTAGCCAGGGAGGGTGTGATGCACAAAACGGTAGCCTCAcctgtatttaaaaagaaaaaacaaaccaaaataaagcaaaaagttCAGCCCAAGACTGCAAAGGATGGGGAGCGAAAGAAAAACAtggcaaaagaagaaaatgtcaaCACGAAACCAGCCTCAGCAGACACGCCTGGACCACATGTGACACAAGATGTTCTGCTTCTACTGAAAGGTCATAAACAGCCGCAACTGAAAGTTTACAAGTTAGACCCTTCAAAGGCTTCAACTCATGAGGCCCAAACAATGTCCCAACAGAACAAAGACAAACTCAAACACTCAACAAGCGAGTCTACAAATAATCTCacagcagaggagaagaaaaaaggaggaagaaccaaaaaaacccagaaaggTCTTTCATTGTTGTCCTCGCTACAGGTTCCTCATCAGTCACCTGAGACGCTGCCCGCCAAGCCAAAGACCACCAGGAAACGTAAAGCCTCCTCAAAAGTGGAGACTGAAGGAGTGATAACTTCTCATTCCAAGCGTGCCTTAGAGTGTAAGGATTGCGGCGAGAGGTTTAGTGAAGTTGCATCCCTTCAGAAGCACAAGACGGTGCACATCGTAGAGAGTCCTGGTCTCACATACACCAATGGGAACATCTTCGAAGGCGTCTCCCAGTCGGATCTTTATCAGCTTCCCAAACAGCACGATAAGGTGGTTGAGGTGATGAACGCTGCTACCGACTGGGATACTGAACCTGAAATGGCGGTGGAGGAAAGAGAGCGAAGTGTCTCTTTTCCAGCTTTGATCCCATCGCCGTCGTTACCCGTTTCTCCCTTAGATGTCAAAATCGGTGCAGATGAAAATAAGACTGGAAGTAAAACAGGAGCAGGTGATCAATCTTTGTCAGAGATTCACTCGCCATCGGATCAAATCAAAGCCAGTGAGACCTCTTCATCTGAATCTCCTTTAAATACCTCTGTTGGGATAAAGAGTTTGGAGACAGGAAAGCCTTTAGCATCAGATGAGGACAAGCAAGAAGAAGGAGCCCAGAGCAATCACTTAGAATCTGAAGTCCAGGGAACCATGGATGAAGACATTAAAGAGGATTTACTTCTCGAGGTGGATTTAGTGACTGTCGGGGAGCAGAATGAGAGAGATGAACCAACCTCTCATGGAGACACTGTTCCTCAAAATGAATCAAATGCCTGCAACTCTGAGGGTGGAATCACTGACAAACTTCCTGCGCAAGTTAGTGATGAAACATCATCTGGTACCAGTCGAACTTCACACACTGTGTCATGCTCCACTCATCAAGTGGAGatcaaagaggaggaggaagaactGTTAGTCCAGAGGAAGAAAGAAGGAGGGAAAGGGGCAGTTCTGAGGAACGCTATAAGGGGCAGGAGAAGAGGAGCGGGACGTCTGAAACGGGACACGATGTCAAAGAGAGTTTCAGTCGGAGATACAATCAGAGGAACAGAATCGGAGAAAGAACAGGATGAATGTCAGGTACTTTATGAAAGGCGTCCCATCGGCTCTGATTCAGAAGTGAATGACGACGGTGAGACCGGCACAAAGAAATCTTCACAGCTGGAGACCaacacagctgctgctgctgcagcattgGTGCCCTCTACATTAGAAGAATCTCCTGGAGAACAGCTTCTGTTTCAGCTGCAGTCATCGAGTGTTGGGGAGGCGACGAATGTAGAGGAACATGACCGGGATGCTGACCAGTCTCCAGGTATTATACTTGAAAAGGTCCTCAACAGCAGACAGAGAGCGACTGCTGACAAGGAGCCGAGCCTGATGACGGTGAGGGACAATCACAGCCAG TTCCAGGGTTTGGACAGCATGAATGCTGAGAATGAAGCCACTGGGAGGCAGGAAATCAAGGTAGAAGAGAATATCTCAGATCCACTGGTTGCCCCCGCCTGTGGAAACAGACAAAGTGCAGGTGTGCAGCCGCAGCAGCATCGTGATATAAGGAGCGTTCTGGTGAAAGAGGAGCGCAGCCTGGTGCTGAATGAGGCGGCGCAGGGCAGCGGACACATCAGGTGGAATGTGGAGCCGGTCAACGCTGAAAACACCTCTAGTCCAT TAATGGAGAGTTGGGAGACAACAAGTGAGCGTCGTATCAGCCCTGAATTCAACGCCAACCAGTGCATCTTCTACCCAgtgaaggaggaggacagggaggTTTTACTGGGAGCTGCTGCTCAGACCAACACTGGGAATTTACCAGCGGGGGCATCCAGTGAAGCCCAGCAGACAGAACATCAAGCAGCAGATAGTGTTACAA ATGAAGGGAGCCTTTCTTCATCAGACCACCAAGAAATGAGAGGAAGACGACTTGTGTCAGAACCAGGAGCCAGTCACTCTGCAGAGGGACAag tggAGGCAGACGCTGAGTGGCAGCATCCAGCAGAGCTCCGGGACTTTCTCCTGCAGAGTTCTGATGAAGAGGACTTGGATGGTTGTGAATTGTCTGATCCTCAGCTGGACTCTGAAGCAGAAATTATGTCCTATTTCTACAAGAACCCAACACACAGCTCTCGGCAGCCGGATGAAACGTCACAAAA TTTGCCAACTTCAGCAAGTCAACTCCAAACACCAAGAGAGGAAATCAGGCCCAAACAGCCCATCGACTACTTCTCCAAGTATTTTGGTTGGGATACCTGGGTAGAAATTGCTAATTGCACAAATAAACAGTCCAACATGCCCAAACCTGTAACAGCCAAAGAGGCAGCGCAGTTTGTTGGGATCCACATTGCAATGGGAACTTTAAAG tttcccaGTCCGAGGCTCTACTGGGAGGACTTGACTAAGGTGCCTTTGATTGCTGATGCCATGCCACTTCCCCGTTTCCTGCAGCTGTGTCGCATGTTGAAGCTTGCCCCGAAGGATCCAGTCGACGGTAATGTTCAGACAAGAAGACATCATAGTGACTCTCAAAATGCACAACAAGGTGAAACTCTTCCAAGCATGCCAAGTGAAACCTGTCAGCATGTAACAAACAGCTCAGAAACACAGACCGACCCTCTGTGGAAAGCTCGGCCATTATTGTCCCGTTTCAAAGCAGGCTGCCAGTCACTGAGACAAGAGGGGGATGATTATGCAGTTGACCAATATCCACTTCCTTTGACGGGGAAAACGCACAATAAGACTCTGTCTCTTTATTGCACAACATTAATTGGATTCGGCGGTTTGCTCTTACATGTGGATCTGAAGTTGGGTCAGTCCGGCAAAGAAGATGCTGTAGAAAAAATGGTCCCCAAAGGCAGCATGGTGTTTCTTTGCAAGCAGGAGCTCTCCACCCCGGCTATGCTGGAGCGGCTGTTAGTGGCTGGGGTCCACGGTGCAGGACGGGTCGGAGGGGCCCGAGGACAGATCGGAGACGAGTTCGTGAGCTCCGACGGGAAGCTGATGCTACGCAGATCACACTGCGGCTTCATACTTTCTACCGCAGGGAACGGCCAGAGGAACATGGCGTCCCTCACCGACAACTTCGAGAAAGCTCAGATGTCTGCTCGTCTCAACAGAGATCTGCAGAAACTTTACTCCATCCCTCTCACTGCCTCCGCCCCGACCTGCTGGCCTCAAGCCGTGCTCTGGTACCTGACGGACCTGGCTCTGGTTAACTCCTGGCTCCTGTACAGGAAGCACCACAGGGCAGCATCTGCACCTTTGACTCTCATGGCCTTCAGACTGGAAGTGTCCAAGGTTCTGATCCTCTCCAGCGGCGCTGACACCCAGGACTCTGCTCCCCCTCAGCCCCCTAAAGAGAAAGCTCCTGCAGCAAATAAACCCCCAACTCCCAGCCTGGTGGTGGAGAGTCCTCTGCCAGATGCAGCCACGCGGTACGATGGGTCAGGCCACTGGCCCGAGCAGCTCGGGGAGGCAGAAGGAGGCAGGTGTCGCTATGGAGACTGTCAGAGAACATCTCGAGTGCTTTGCCTTAAGTGCTGCGTCTTTCTTTGTATCTCACGCAACCACAACTGCTTTTTAAATTTCCATAACCAAGGGAGTTTGGGAAAAGAGTAG